The genomic stretch ACCACCGGGAAGCCGATGGATTGCGCGGCGGCGACCGCTTCGTCGGCCGAAGTGCAGGCCTTCTCCGGCACCGCGGGAATGCCCGCGCGCGCCAGGATGCGCTTGCCTTCCGCTTCGGACGGCGTGGTCTCGGGCAGCGTGACATCCGACACCACGATGTCGTCCGGCGCCGGCGCTGCGAAGGCCGCGCCGTAGCGGCCCATCGCCTCGATCACGCCGACCGCGCGCGTCGGATCCTCGAAGACCAGGAAGCCGTCGCTTTCGTATTCGCGGACCTTCTCGGGTGGGGCGATGCCGCACAGCACCCAGAGCCGGTCGGCGTATTTCTCCCGCGCGGCCTTCATGTAAGGGCGCAGCTTGGGCGAGAGCGTGGTTGACCCCGCCGTCTGCGTCAGGAAGATCATCATCGACCCGTAGCCGGCCTCGGCCGTGGTCTCGAGGAATTGCGGGAACAACTCGGTCTGGTTCACCGCCTGCGCGGTGCAGTCCACCGGGTTACGGGGCGCGCAGAAGGAAATCAGCGACCGCAGATGCGCCTGCGACGCCTCGGGCAGCGGCGGCATCGGCACGCCGGCCGCATCGGCGGCATCCGAGATCAGCACCCCGGCCCCGCCGCTCACGGTGATGACGCCGAGCGAATTGCCCACCGGATAGATCCGCTTCGTCGCCGCATAGGCGATATCGAGCATCTGCTCGGTCGTGGACGCGCGCACCACGCCGAATTCATCCAGCACCGCCTGGGTGATCGTGTCGTCGCCGGCGATCGACGCGGTATGCGACTTCGCCGCATGCCCGCCCAACTCGCTGCGCCCGACCTTCATCAGCACCACCGGCTTGCGGTTGCGCCGCGCGAGGTCGAGCGCGGCGGTGAAGCGCGCGCTCTCGCGGATGCCTTCCGCATAGGCGCAGATCACCTCGACCTCCGGCGCCTGCGCCATCCAGCCGATGGCCTCTCCGAGCGAGACATCGGCCTCGTTGCCCGTGGTGATGCACACGGGCGTGCCGATGCCCCGCATGCGCGAGACAGCGAAGACATGCGTGCCATACGCGCCCGACTGCGACGCGATGCCGATATTCCCGGGGATCGGCCAGCCCTGTTCGAATGACAGCGAGAAGATCGGGTAGAAATTGATCGCCGCGTTGAACAGGCCGAGGCAGTTTGGCCCCAGCAGCCGCATCCCGTGCTTGCGGGCGGCGGCCACCAGGCGGTCCTGCATGGCCGCACCGGCCTCGTCCACTTCCGCGAAGCCTGCGGTGAACACGATCGCCGCACGGCAACCGCGCGCGCCCAGGTCATCCACCGCCTGCACCGCGGATTCGCCCGGCACCGCCACGATCGCGACATCCGGCGCCTGCGGCAGCGCACTGACCGCGTTGAAGGCGGGCAGCCCCTGCACCGTCGCGCGGTTCGGGTTCACCGGCAGGATGGTGCCGGCGAAGCCCTGCTTCTGCATGTAGGCGATCGGCCGCCCGCCGATCCGTGTCGCGTCGTCCGACGCGCCGATGATGGCGACGGATCGCGGACGCACCATGGCATCCAGCGCGGCAAAGCCCGAGGCGGTCTGCAATGGGCGCGGTTGGCCGCCTTCAGCGGGCATGGGGCTTCCTCCGGTCGTGTTGCCGGCAGCGTGGCGCCCCATGCCCAGGGCGGCAAGGGGGGTCAGGCGTGCGCGGGCGGGTCCGACTCCGCCGCGTCGTCATCGTCATCGTCATCGTCGTGCTGCGCGTCTTCGTCGTCGTCCGGCGGCGCTTCGCCCATCACCGCGGCAAGGCAGCGTGAAAGGGTCGCCAGGATCCAGGCGCCATCGACGCCCGCCGCGTCCTTGCCTTCCGCGCGCATGACGATCTTCAGCAGCGCGAGCGCCACCGCCGGTTCGCTGTCGCCTTCGATCTCGATGTCCAGCCCGTCCATGTCCGGTCTCCGTCGGGAAGACCGACACATGCCGCACGCCTGTCCCGGCGTGCCATCATGCTTCGATGACGGCGCGAGGCTTCATCGCGCCGTCATGCCGCGCCGTCCCGTCAGGCGTCCGGCGCGACCAC from Roseomonas fluvialis encodes the following:
- a CDS encoding acetate--CoA ligase family protein produces the protein MPAEGGQPRPLQTASGFAALDAMVRPRSVAIIGASDDATRIGGRPIAYMQKQGFAGTILPVNPNRATVQGLPAFNAVSALPQAPDVAIVAVPGESAVQAVDDLGARGCRAAIVFTAGFAEVDEAGAAMQDRLVAAARKHGMRLLGPNCLGLFNAAINFYPIFSLSFEQGWPIPGNIGIASQSGAYGTHVFAVSRMRGIGTPVCITTGNEADVSLGEAIGWMAQAPEVEVICAYAEGIRESARFTAALDLARRNRKPVVLMKVGRSELGGHAAKSHTASIAGDDTITQAVLDEFGVVRASTTEQMLDIAYAATKRIYPVGNSLGVITVSGGAGVLISDAADAAGVPMPPLPEASQAHLRSLISFCAPRNPVDCTAQAVNQTELFPQFLETTAEAGYGSMMIFLTQTAGSTTLSPKLRPYMKAAREKYADRLWVLCGIAPPEKVREYESDGFLVFEDPTRAVGVIEAMGRYGAAFAAPAPDDIVVSDVTLPETTPSEAEGKRILARAGIPAVPEKACTSADEAVAAAQSIGFPVVAKILSPDILHKSEIGGVLLDLADADAVRAAHATLLQRAAERAPGARIEGVLIAKQIKGAVEMALGIARDPVFGPVAMVGLGGVFIEILKDVSFRRCPFDEATAEAMVRSLKGFPLLDGARGRPKADVKALAGALAALSRFAAGADERLLSVDVNPLLVLPEGQGAFAADAVIEVAS